A genomic window from Leptolyngbya sp. BL0902 includes:
- a CDS encoding isoprenyl transferase, producing MTPKPFAPYVRPTDLNPDRLPHHVAVIMDGNGRWAKRRGLPRIMGHRRGVDTLKTLLRVCRDWGIGALTAYAFSTENWGRPLEEVDFLMTLFERVLRQELMEMMAENVRIRFVGNLTALPASLQAEIEQAMAKTQDNQGIEFTVATNYGGRQEIVEACRRLAAQVQRGELQPDDISEDRFSQQLYTAGLRDPDLLIRTSGEMRISNFLLWQLAYAEIYVTDTLWPDFDLTEFHQALIAYQGRERRFGKVNV from the coding sequence ATGACCCCCAAGCCCTTCGCGCCCTACGTCCGCCCCACCGATCTCAACCCCGACCGCCTACCCCACCATGTGGCGGTGATTATGGACGGTAACGGACGCTGGGCCAAACGCCGGGGACTGCCCCGCATCATGGGCCATCGACGCGGGGTAGATACCCTCAAAACCCTGCTGCGGGTCTGTCGGGATTGGGGCATTGGTGCCCTCACGGCCTACGCCTTTTCCACAGAAAACTGGGGTCGGCCCCTAGAGGAAGTGGACTTCTTGATGACCCTGTTTGAACGGGTGCTGCGCCAAGAACTCATGGAAATGATGGCGGAAAATGTGCGGATTCGCTTTGTGGGGAATCTCACCGCTCTGCCCGCCTCCCTCCAAGCGGAAATTGAGCAGGCCATGGCTAAAACCCAGGATAATCAGGGCATTGAGTTCACAGTGGCCACCAACTATGGTGGACGCCAGGAAATTGTTGAAGCCTGCCGCCGTCTTGCGGCCCAGGTACAGCGGGGAGAACTTCAGCCCGACGACATTTCCGAGGATCGGTTCAGCCAGCAGCTCTACACAGCGGGCTTACGCGATCCCGACCTGCTCATCCGCACCAGTGGCGAAATGCGCATCAGTAACTTTTTGTTGTGGCAGTTGGCCTACGCCGAAATCTACGTCACCGACACTCTCTGGCCCGACTTTGACCTCACTGAATTTCACCAAGCCCTCATCGCCTACCAAGGGCGAGAACGCCGCTTTGGCAAAGTGAATGTTTAG
- the cdaA gene encoding diadenylate cyclase CdaA — protein MNYPWEQWLTNLDRVRFALQALDIALVLALSYVVLVVIGERRTLWMVRGLIFLMLAAALSKFLGLTLLGFVLDKLVIGSAVAMAFILQAEFRRLLELLGQGRLWELLSPPKETMAQPDSVIDEIVDAVKELSQNRTGALLILEVDKPIDERDFSVPGVRMNAEVSKELIQTIFQTTTLLHDGAMLIRGSRILAAGVILPISERVASRQLGTRHRAAMGITERVEHCVCVVVSEETGSISLAEGGILDRPLTSSRLRSILNAKFSKTGDREAVAPQLRTLGRRLSSQALALLLRLFRPASSSPREKK, from the coding sequence ATGAACTATCCCTGGGAGCAATGGCTAACCAACCTAGACCGGGTCAGGTTTGCGCTCCAGGCCCTCGATATTGCGCTGGTGTTAGCCCTCAGCTATGTGGTGCTGGTGGTGATTGGCGAGCGGCGTACCCTGTGGATGGTGCGGGGGCTGATCTTTCTGATGCTGGCGGCAGCACTGAGCAAATTCCTGGGGCTAACGCTGCTGGGGTTTGTGCTGGATAAGCTGGTAATTGGCTCGGCGGTGGCCATGGCGTTTATTCTCCAGGCGGAGTTTCGGCGGCTGTTAGAACTGCTGGGGCAGGGCCGACTGTGGGAGCTGCTGAGTCCGCCGAAGGAAACCATGGCCCAGCCAGACAGCGTCATCGATGAAATTGTGGACGCGGTGAAGGAACTGTCCCAAAATCGGACGGGGGCGCTGTTAATTCTGGAGGTGGATAAGCCCATCGACGAGCGAGACTTTTCGGTGCCTGGGGTGCGGATGAATGCCGAGGTATCCAAGGAACTGATTCAGACCATTTTTCAAACCACCACCCTGCTCCACGATGGGGCGATGCTGATTCGGGGATCGCGCATCCTCGCCGCCGGGGTGATTTTGCCTATTTCCGAGCGGGTGGCCTCGCGGCAGTTGGGCACTCGCCACCGGGCCGCTATGGGCATCACCGAACGGGTTGAACATTGTGTGTGTGTGGTGGTGTCTGAGGAAACAGGCTCGATTTCCTTGGCAGAGGGCGGTATCCTAGATCGGCCCTTGACGAGCAGCCGCCTGCGGAGCATCCTCAACGCCAAGTTCTCCAAAACGGGGGATCGTGAGGCCGTAGCTCCCCAGCTTCGCACCCTGGGGCGGCGGCTCAGTAGTCAGGCCCTCGCTTTGCTTCTCCGCTTATTTCGTCCGGCATCGTCGTCTCCTCGAGAGAAAAAATGA
- the lysA gene encoding diaminopimelate decarboxylase, with the protein MVLTSPPTNAGTQSSRRYLSDSPSPSPNQNLLPLTAAVNDADHLTVGGCDVVDLVEQFGSPLYILDDHSLRAACRQYRQGFEQYYPGEALVLYASKAWNCLAVCAIVASEGLGIDVVSAGELFTATEAGVNPDTIYFHGNNKSVDELTLALDAGCRIVVDNWYELKTLGELATQQGKTVPILLRITPGIECHTHEYIRTGHLDSKFGFDPDQIESVFQFLAGQPQLNCLGVHAHIGSQIFELNPHTDLGGVMAQWIVTAQRYGLTLTELDVGGGLGIRYTESDDPPSIETWVKTVCDSVVAACKSQGLPLPRLLCEPGRSLVGSACVTAYRVGSQKEVPGIRTYAAVDGGMSDNPRPITYQSVYRALVANRMSAPLSETITLAGKHCESGDILIKDAPLPTLRTDDVITVAATGAYNYSMASNYNRVPRPAAVLVGDGEARLILRRETLQDLLRQDCLPESLALKAAQP; encoded by the coding sequence ATGGTACTCACCTCTCCTCCGACCAACGCTGGCACCCAGAGCAGCCGCCGCTACCTGTCCGATTCGCCTTCGCCTTCACCCAACCAAAACCTGCTGCCCCTCACCGCTGCCGTGAATGATGCGGATCATTTGACTGTGGGCGGCTGCGACGTGGTGGATTTGGTGGAGCAGTTTGGCTCACCTCTCTATATATTGGATGACCACAGCCTGCGTGCGGCTTGCCGCCAGTATCGCCAAGGGTTCGAGCAGTACTATCCCGGCGAAGCCCTGGTGCTCTATGCCTCCAAGGCTTGGAACTGCCTCGCGGTGTGCGCCATTGTGGCATCCGAAGGGCTGGGGATCGACGTGGTTTCGGCGGGGGAACTGTTCACCGCCACCGAAGCTGGGGTGAATCCTGACACAATCTATTTCCACGGCAACAATAAGTCTGTGGACGAGCTGACCCTGGCCCTGGATGCCGGGTGCCGCATCGTTGTCGATAACTGGTACGAACTGAAAACCCTGGGCGAACTGGCTACCCAGCAGGGCAAAACCGTGCCCATTCTGCTGCGGATTACCCCCGGCATCGAGTGCCACACCCACGAATACATCCGCACCGGACACCTGGATAGTAAGTTTGGCTTTGATCCCGACCAAATTGAATCGGTGTTCCAATTCCTGGCCGGACAGCCCCAGTTGAACTGCCTCGGCGTCCATGCCCACATTGGCTCTCAAATTTTTGAACTCAACCCCCACACCGATCTCGGCGGCGTGATGGCCCAGTGGATTGTGACGGCCCAGCGCTACGGCCTCACCTTGACGGAACTGGACGTGGGGGGCGGTCTGGGCATTCGCTACACCGAATCCGATGACCCACCGAGCATCGAAACCTGGGTGAAAACCGTCTGCGACAGCGTGGTTGCCGCCTGTAAATCCCAAGGTCTGCCCCTGCCCCGGCTGCTGTGCGAACCGGGCCGTTCCCTGGTGGGAAGTGCCTGTGTGACGGCCTATCGGGTGGGTAGCCAAAAGGAAGTCCCCGGTATTCGCACCTACGCCGCCGTGGATGGGGGCATGTCCGACAATCCGCGCCCCATCACCTACCAATCGGTCTATCGCGCCCTGGTGGCCAACCGCATGTCGGCTCCCCTCAGCGAAACCATCACCCTAGCCGGGAAGCACTGCGAATCGGGGGATATCTTGATCAAAGACGCGCCCCTGCCTACCCTGCGCACCGACGATGTGATCACCGTTGCGGCCACGGGTGCCTACAATTACAGCATGGCGTCGAACTACAACCGAGTGCCCCGACCAGCGGCGGTTCTCGTTGGGGATGGCGAAGCCCGTCTAATTCTGCGGCGGGAAACTCTTCAGGATCTCCTACGTCAGGACTGTCTACCGGAGTCCCTCGCCCTCAAGGCCGCTCAGCCCTAG
- a CDS encoding GNAT family N-acetyltransferase, with product MGQIFCTTPTPDHIPALVDFDQQVLGGLWSADGYQREMASPNSCLRALSFSNLGASAAIKDDSKVNYPDLLGVGCYWAILDEAHITLLGILPTHQRQGLGRWLLLHLLEDACDREMSRATLEVRISNQRAIDLYESLGFSALGQRKRYYHDGEDALVLWQNSLKTAAFQENLRSRRIATEARLAQQGIQIMTPKNVANRT from the coding sequence ATGGGGCAAATTTTCTGCACTACCCCCACCCCCGATCACATCCCGGCCCTGGTTGATTTCGATCAACAGGTGCTAGGGGGGCTATGGAGTGCCGACGGCTATCAACGGGAAATGGCCAGCCCCAATAGCTGCCTGCGGGCGCTTAGCTTCTCGAATTTAGGGGCCAGCGCTGCCATCAAAGACGACTCCAAGGTCAACTATCCCGACCTGTTGGGAGTGGGTTGCTACTGGGCCATTTTGGACGAAGCCCACATCACCCTGCTCGGCATCCTACCCACCCACCAGCGGCAGGGGCTAGGGCGGTGGCTGTTGCTCCATCTACTAGAGGACGCCTGCGACCGGGAGATGAGCCGCGCCACCCTAGAGGTACGGATTTCCAACCAGCGGGCCATTGATCTCTACGAAAGCCTGGGTTTTAGCGCCTTGGGCCAGCGCAAACGCTACTACCATGACGGGGAAGATGCCCTAGTTCTCTGGCAAAATTCCCTAAAAACCGCTGCATTTCAGGAGAATTTGCGTTCCAGACGCATCGCCACCGAGGCCCGATTAGCCCAGCAGGGAATACAGATTATGACCCCAAAAAATGTAGCCAACCGAACCTAA
- a CDS encoding ATP-dependent Clp protease ATP-binding subunit: MFERFTEKAIKVIMLAQEEARRLGHNFVGTEQILLGLIGEGTGVAAKVLKSMGVNLKDARIEVEKIIGRGSGFVAVEIPFTPRAKRVLELSLEEARQLGHNYIGTEHLLLGLIREGEGVAARVLENLGVDLSKVRTQVIRMLGETAEVSAGSSGGRTKTPTLDEFGSNLTQMATDGKLDPVVGRQKEIERVIQILGRRTKNNPVLIGEPGVGKTAIAEGLAQRIGNGDVPDILEDRRVVTLDIGLLVAGTKYRGEFEERLKKIMDEIRTAGNVILVIDEVHTLIGAGAAEGAIDAANILKPALARGELQCIGATTLDEYRKHIERDAALERRFQPVMVGEPSVDETIEILHGLRDRYEKHHKLKISDEALEAAAKLSDRYISDRFLPDKAIDLIDEAGSRVRLINSQLPPEAKEKDRELRQVLKDKDNAVRSQDFDKAGELRDREMELKAEIRAIAQNKATEDAEGEDQPVVGEEDIAHIVASWTGVPVNKLTESESEKLLHMEDTLHQRLIGQDEAVKAISRAIRRARVGLKNPNRPIASFVFSGPTGVGKTELAKSLASYFFGSEEAMIRLDMSEFMERHTVSKLIGSPPGYVGYNEGGQLTEAVRRRPYTVVLFDEIEKAHPDVFNMLLQILEDGRLTDAKGRTVDFKNTLLIMTSNIGSKVIEKGGGGLGFEFEQDQAESQYNRIRSLVNEELKQYFRPEFLNRLDEIIVFRQLTKDEVKQISDILLKEVFNRLTEKNINLQVTERFKERLVEEGYNPSYGARPLRRAIMRLLEDTLAEEILSGRLGDGDTATVDVDDSGKVTIQSEHRRELISAES; this comes from the coding sequence ATGTTTGAACGCTTCACAGAAAAAGCTATTAAAGTCATCATGCTGGCTCAGGAGGAGGCACGTCGGCTTGGCCACAACTTTGTGGGCACCGAACAAATCCTGCTGGGGCTGATTGGGGAAGGCACGGGCGTGGCCGCCAAGGTCTTAAAGTCCATGGGCGTCAATCTCAAAGATGCCCGTATCGAGGTCGAGAAGATCATTGGTCGCGGTTCTGGCTTTGTGGCCGTCGAAATCCCCTTCACCCCCCGCGCCAAGCGGGTGCTTGAACTCTCCCTGGAAGAGGCTCGTCAACTCGGCCATAACTACATTGGCACCGAGCACCTGCTCCTGGGTCTGATCCGCGAAGGCGAGGGGGTCGCGGCCCGCGTGCTCGAAAACTTAGGCGTTGACCTCTCAAAGGTGCGAACCCAAGTGATTCGGATGCTGGGGGAAACCGCCGAGGTTTCTGCTGGAAGCAGCGGTGGGCGCACCAAAACCCCCACCCTGGACGAATTTGGCTCCAACCTGACCCAGATGGCCACCGACGGCAAGCTGGATCCGGTGGTGGGTCGGCAAAAGGAAATCGAGCGGGTGATTCAAATCCTCGGTCGGCGCACCAAAAACAACCCGGTGCTGATTGGCGAACCCGGTGTGGGTAAAACCGCCATCGCCGAGGGCTTGGCCCAGCGCATCGGCAACGGCGACGTGCCAGACATCCTGGAAGATCGCCGCGTGGTGACGCTGGATATTGGTCTGCTGGTGGCGGGCACCAAGTACCGAGGCGAGTTTGAAGAACGCCTGAAGAAAATCATGGATGAGATCCGCACCGCCGGAAACGTCATCCTGGTCATCGACGAAGTCCACACCCTAATTGGGGCCGGGGCTGCGGAAGGCGCGATTGATGCCGCCAACATCCTCAAGCCTGCCCTGGCGCGGGGTGAACTCCAGTGCATTGGGGCCACCACGTTGGACGAGTACCGCAAGCACATCGAGCGGGATGCTGCTCTGGAACGCCGCTTCCAGCCCGTCATGGTGGGTGAGCCCAGTGTCGATGAAACCATCGAAATTCTCCACGGTCTGCGGGATCGCTACGAGAAGCACCACAAGCTGAAAATCTCCGACGAAGCCCTGGAAGCAGCGGCTAAACTCTCGGATCGCTATATTTCCGACCGCTTCCTGCCCGACAAGGCCATCGACCTGATCGACGAAGCCGGATCCCGTGTGCGCCTGATCAACTCCCAGCTTCCCCCCGAAGCCAAGGAGAAGGATCGGGAACTGCGCCAGGTGCTGAAGGACAAGGACAACGCCGTCCGTTCCCAGGACTTCGATAAGGCCGGGGAACTGCGGGATCGCGAAATGGAGCTGAAGGCCGAAATCCGCGCCATTGCCCAAAACAAAGCCACCGAAGACGCCGAGGGCGAAGACCAACCCGTCGTTGGCGAAGAGGACATCGCCCACATCGTCGCCTCCTGGACGGGGGTTCCGGTGAACAAGCTAACCGAGTCCGAGTCCGAGAAGCTGCTGCACATGGAAGATACCCTGCACCAGCGCTTGATTGGTCAGGATGAAGCGGTGAAGGCGATTTCCCGCGCCATCCGTCGGGCCCGGGTGGGCCTCAAGAACCCCAACCGTCCCATCGCCAGCTTCGTCTTCTCTGGCCCCACCGGGGTCGGTAAGACGGAATTGGCCAAGTCCCTGGCCTCCTACTTCTTCGGATCCGAAGAGGCGATGATCCGGCTGGATATGTCCGAATTCATGGAGCGGCACACCGTTTCCAAGCTGATCGGCTCTCCTCCGGGCTATGTGGGCTACAACGAAGGCGGTCAGCTCACCGAAGCCGTCCGTCGTCGGCCCTACACCGTGGTGCTGTTCGATGAAATCGAAAAAGCCCACCCCGACGTCTTCAACATGCTGCTGCAAATCCTGGAAGACGGTCGCCTCACCGATGCCAAGGGCCGCACGGTGGACTTCAAGAACACCCTGCTGATTATGACCTCCAACATCGGCTCTAAGGTGATCGAGAAGGGTGGCGGCGGCCTCGGCTTCGAGTTCGAGCAGGATCAGGCCGAATCCCAATACAACCGGATTCGCTCTTTGGTGAACGAGGAACTGAAGCAGTACTTCCGCCCAGAGTTCCTCAACCGTTTGGACGAAATCATCGTCTTCCGTCAGCTCACCAAGGACGAGGTGAAGCAAATCTCCGACATCCTGCTGAAGGAAGTATTCAACCGTCTGACCGAGAAGAACATCAACCTGCAAGTCACCGAGCGCTTCAAGGAGCGTCTGGTGGAAGAGGGCTACAACCCCAGCTACGGGGCACGGCCCCTGCGTCGGGCCATCATGCGCCTGCTGGAGGACACCCTGGCCGAGGAAATTCTCTCCGGTCGCTTGGGCGATGGCGACACCGCCACCGTCGATGTAGACGACAGCGGCAAGGTAACAATTCAGTCCGAGCATCGGCGTGAGCTGATCTCCGCTGAGAGCTAA
- the nblR gene encoding response regulator transcription factor NblR produces MGTAAASEPTILILGTSEGQTRQMGLDLQEAGYHPVMAHSRKEGLALATDISPALIVVDRLLGNESGLSACQALRKQGIKTPIVLLMVKENLEDRVACLECGADDYFLKPYRADAFLKIVQLYLKSSPAEVESLRFGELTLDLVNRHASRNGRVIELTMKEFDLLKYLMEHPREVLHREQILENVWGYDFVGESNVIEVYIRYLRLKIDGEDEKRLIQTVRGVGYVLRES; encoded by the coding sequence ATGGGCACCGCAGCAGCGTCGGAACCCACCATTTTGATTCTGGGTACCAGCGAGGGGCAAACTCGCCAGATGGGCCTTGACCTTCAGGAGGCAGGCTATCATCCGGTGATGGCCCATAGCCGTAAGGAGGGTCTTGCCTTGGCCACAGACATCAGCCCCGCCCTGATTGTGGTAGATCGGCTGCTGGGGAACGAGTCTGGGCTGTCGGCCTGCCAAGCCCTGCGAAAACAGGGCATCAAAACGCCCATCGTGCTGCTAATGGTGAAGGAGAACCTGGAAGATCGGGTGGCCTGCCTGGAGTGTGGGGCCGATGATTACTTCCTCAAGCCCTACCGTGCCGATGCTTTCCTCAAAATTGTGCAGCTTTACCTCAAATCCAGTCCGGCGGAGGTGGAAAGCCTGCGCTTCGGCGAACTCACCTTGGACTTGGTCAACCGCCACGCCAGCCGCAATGGTCGTGTGATCGAACTCACCATGAAAGAGTTTGACCTCTTGAAGTACCTGATGGAACATCCCCGCGAAGTTCTCCATCGGGAGCAAATTTTAGAAAACGTTTGGGGTTACGACTTCGTGGGCGAATCTAACGTGATTGAGGTTTATATTCGCTATTTGCGCCTAAAAATTGACGGTGAAGACGAAAAACGCCTGATTCAAACCGTGCGCGGCGTCGGCTATGTGCTCCGCGAAAGCTAG
- a CDS encoding DUF192 domain-containing protein, whose amino-acid sequence MVFRFLSTCSRWRTGLWSGCCAVLLAASVGCTNPQTIAPTPTDTSPGSDNPALSSPPHNSLELEADDTPTEPDDTASNATTNLGQQLPITAKTTLGGKEIFLEVAATPAQQALGLMYRDALPDDRGMVFPMNPPRPVRFWMMNVPVALDMVFVYQGQIQYIAAEVPPCIADPCPTYGPDNQLIDHVIELRAGRAAELGLQVGDAVEILPID is encoded by the coding sequence ATGGTTTTCCGATTCTTGTCAACCTGCTCGCGATGGCGTACTGGCCTGTGGTCGGGCTGTTGCGCGGTGCTGCTGGCCGCTAGCGTCGGCTGCACGAACCCCCAAACCATAGCTCCCACACCGACAGATACTAGCCCAGGGTCGGACAATCCTGCCCTCAGCAGCCCACCTCACAACAGCTTGGAACTTGAGGCTGACGACACACCCACAGAGCCCGACGACACCGCTAGCAATGCCACAACCAACCTAGGTCAACAGTTGCCCATTACCGCCAAAACAACTCTGGGCGGTAAAGAGATCTTCCTAGAGGTAGCTGCAACTCCGGCCCAGCAAGCCCTAGGACTGATGTACCGCGATGCCCTACCCGACGACCGAGGCATGGTATTTCCGATGAATCCCCCCCGTCCGGTACGCTTTTGGATGATGAACGTGCCCGTAGCCCTGGATATGGTGTTTGTCTACCAAGGCCAAATTCAGTATATCGCTGCTGAGGTGCCCCCCTGTATCGCCGATCCCTGCCCCACCTATGGCCCCGACAATCAACTGATCGACCACGTGATTGAACTCCGAGCCGGACGTGCCGCCGAACTAGGCTTGCAGGTAGGTGATGCTGTCGAGATTCTTCCCATTGATTAG